A single Triticum dicoccoides isolate Atlit2015 ecotype Zavitan chromosome 2A, WEW_v2.0, whole genome shotgun sequence DNA region contains:
- the LOC119359031 gene encoding uncharacterized protein LOC119359031 — protein MASSTLRCLPGDIPPTTLLSLPDEMLEEILLCLSDAADLVRASMARVSIRRLVTNHRFLRRFRTRYPPSLLGIVSPHPRGPRWDLPLLQLAQPPHPSAAAASAFSGLDAADFSCAFLPNAARWRRRDLRDGRVLLSGVPEGTKYNCHVFVRELAVCDPLSRRYILLPPIPDDLAALVQPPDVLRFEPFLAPPAAEDEEGMSFRVICLVQCKTKLLLIIFSSGSGAEQWRAVTFDNWISLLTGSGNQQASYRRSPIRHYADGYFCWVLFRASKLLMLDTRSMSFSVVDLPHGTSEAQVAILEAENGRIKMFLNEHFTPELRYYVLQNDGVGANQWLSEATFNLPVNNGGYMFMGVAGGYLLLQGIGEDEYTFHLVSLNLKTLELEWFLASKRNNKGAHLFAGFPPSLSPPTIRHDI, from the exons ATGGCGTCGTCGACGCTTCGCTGCCTTCCTGGCGACATCCCGCCGACGACGCTGCTTTCCCTACCAGACGAGATGCTCGAGGAAATCCTCCTCTGCCTCTCCGACGCCGCCGACCTCGTCCGCGCCTCCATGGCCCGCGTCTCCATCCGCCGCCTCGTCACCAATCACCGATTCCTCCGCCGCTTCCGCACTCGCTACCCGCCGTCTCTATTGGGCATCGTTTCTCCCCATCCCCGCGGGCCCCGATGGGACCTGCCGCTGCTGCAACTGGCCCAGCCGCCGCACCCCTCCGCGGCCGCCGCGAGCGCTTTCTCCGGGCTTGACGCCGCCGACTTCTCATGCGCCTTCCTCCCCAACGCCGCGCGCTGGCGTAGGCGCGACTTGCGGGACGGCCGCGTCCTCCTTTCCGGCGTCCCAGAGGGCACCAAATACAACTGCCACGTCTTTGTCAGGGAGCTGGCTGTCTGTGACCCCCTGTCCCGGCGCTACATCCTGCTACCTCCCATCCCCGACGACCTAGCCGCCTTGGTGCAGCCACCCGACGTGCTGCGTTTCGAGCCCTTCCTTGCTCCTCCAGCAGCCGAGGATGAGGAGGGCATGTCTttcagagttatttgcttggtgcaGTGCAAAACCAAGCTGctcctcatcatcttctcttcAGGTTCAGGTGCTGAACAATGGCGTGCTGTTACATTTGACAATTGGATCAGTCTGCTCACAGGATCAGGTAACCAGCAAGCAAGTTACCGGCGGTCGCCAATACGCCACTATGCAGACGGCTACTTCTGTTGGGTGCTTTTTCGGGCAAGCAAGTTGCTCATGCTCGACACTCGCAGCATGAGTTTCTCAGTTGTGGACCTCCCGCATGGCACCAGTGAAGCACAGGTTGCCATTCTGGAGGCAGAGAATGGAAGGATTAAGATGTTTTTGAATGAGCATTTCACACCTGAACTCAGGTATTATGTGTTGCAAAATGATGGAGTTGGTGCGAACCAGTGGCTGTCAGAGGCAACGTTCAATTTACCCGTAAATAATGGCGGCTATATGTTCATGGGCGTAGCGGGGGGATACTTACTCCTACAAGGGATTGGAGAAGACGAATATACATTCCATTTGGTTTCGTTGAATCTGAAGACTTTAGAGCTTGAGTGGTTCCTTGCATCAAAGCGCAATAACAAGGGTGCTCATTTGTTTGCCGGTTTCCCACCATCCTTGTCTCCACCAACTATTCGACATG ATATCTGA